From one Eriocheir sinensis breed Jianghai 21 chromosome 60, ASM2467909v1, whole genome shotgun sequence genomic stretch:
- the LOC126985765 gene encoding uncharacterized protein LOC126985765 isoform X21: MSLLHLTLSSATSRSKVFSLSSATSRSKFFSLSSATSRSKFFSLSSATSRSKFFSLSSATSRSKFFSLSSATSRSKFFSLSSATSRSKFFSLSSATSRSKFFSLSSATSRSKFFSLSSATSRSKFFSLSSATSRSKFFSLSSATSRSKFFSLSSATSRSKFFSLSSATSRSKFFSLSSATSRSKFFSLSSATSRSKFFSLSSATSRSKFFSLPSATSRSKFFSLPPATTQSFHLVLGLPLFLLPSTSTSIICLSQLPSSLLMTC; the protein is encoded by the exons atgagtctcctccatctaaccctgtcctccgccacttcaaggtccaaggtCTTCTCCCTGTcgtccgccacttcaaggtccaagttcttctccctgtcctccgccacttcaaggtccaagttcttctccctgtcctccgccacttctaggtccaagttcttctccctgtcgtccgccacttcaaggtccaagttcttctccctgtcgtccgccacttcaaggtccaagttcttctccctgtcctccgccacttcaaggtccaagttcttctccctgtcctccgccacttcaaggtccaagttcttctccctgtcctccgccacttcaaggtccaagttcttctccctgtcctccgccacttcaaggtccaagttcttctccctgtcctccgccacttcaaggtccaagttcttctccctgtcGTCCGCCACTTCtaggtccaagttcttctccctgtcgtccgccacttcaaggtccaagttcttctccctgtcgtccgccacttcaag gtccaagttcttctccctgtcctccgccacttcaaggtccaagttcttctccctgtcgtccgccacttcaag gtccaagttcttctccctgtcctccgccacttcaaggtccaagttcttctccctgccctCCGCCACTTCtaggtccaagttcttctccctgccgcCCGCCACAAcacagtccttccatctcgtcctgggtcttcctctcttccttctgccatctACTTCCACgtccattatctgcctttcacaactcccttcctctctcctcatgacatgctga
- the LOC126985765 gene encoding uncharacterized protein LOC126985765 isoform X4: protein MSLLHLTLSSATSRSKVFSLSSATSRSKFFSLSSATSRSKFFSLSSATSRSKFFSLSSATSRSKFFSLSSATSRSKFFSLSSATSRSKFFSLSSATSRSKFFSLSSATSRSKFFSLSSATSRSKFFSLSSATSRSKFFSLSSATSRSKFFSLSSATSRSKFFSLSSATSRSKFFSLSSATSRSKFFSLSSATSRSKFFSLSSATSRSKFFSLSSATSRSKFFSLSSATSRSKFFSLSSATSRSKFFSLPSATSRSKFFSLPPATTQSFHLVLGLPLFLLPSTSTSIICLSQLPSSLLMTC, encoded by the exons atgagtctcctccatctaaccctgtcctccgccacttcaaggtccaaggtCTTCTCCCTGTcgtccgccacttcaaggtccaagttcttctccctgtcctccgccacttcaaggtccaagttcttctccctgtcctccgccacttctaggtccaagttcttctccctgtcgtccgccacttcaaggtccaagttcttctccctgtcgtccgccacttcaaggtccaagttcttctccctgtcctccgccacttcaaggtccaagttcttctccctgtcctccgccacttcaaggtccaagttcttctccctgtcctccgccacttcaaggtccaagttcttctccctgtcctccgccacttcaaggtccaagttcttctccctgtcctccgccacttcaaggtccaagttcttctccctgtcGTCCGCCACTTCtaggtccaagttcttctccctgtcgtccgccacttcaaggtccaagttcttctccctgtcgtccgccacttcaaggtccaagttcttctccctgtcgtccgccacttcaaggtccaagttcttctccctgtcctccgccacttcaag gtccaagttcttctccctgtcctccgccacttcaaggtccaagttcttctccctgtcctccgccacttcaaggtccaagttcttctccctgtcgtccgccacttcaag gtccaagttcttctccctgtcctccgccacttcaaggtccaagttcttctccctgccctCCGCCACTTCtaggtccaagttcttctccctgccgcCCGCCACAAcacagtccttccatctcgtcctgggtcttcctctcttccttctgccatctACTTCCACgtccattatctgcctttcacaactcccttcctctctcctcatgacatgctga
- the LOC126985765 gene encoding uncharacterized protein LOC126985765 isoform X12, translating into MSLLHLTLSSATSRSKVFSLSSATSRSKFFSLSSATSRSKFFSLSSATSRSKFFSLSSATSRSKFFSLSSATSRSKFFSLSSATSRSKFFSLSSATSRSKFFSLSSATSRSKFFSLSSATSRSKFFSLSSATSRSKFFSLSSATSRSKFFSLSSATSRSKFFSLSSATSRSKFFSLSSATSRSKFFSLSSATSRSKFFSLSSATSRSKFFSLSSATSRSKFFSLSSATSRSKFFSLPPATTQSFHLVLGLPLFLLPSTSTSIICLSQLPSSLLMTC; encoded by the exons atgagtctcctccatctaaccctgtcctccgccacttcaaggtccaaggtCTTCTCCCTGTcgtccgccacttcaaggtccaagttcttctccctgtcctccgccacttcaaggtccaagttcttctccctgtcctccgccacttctaggtccaagttcttctccctgtcgtccgccacttcaaggtccaagttcttctccctgtcgtccgccacttcaaggtccaagttcttctccctgtcctccgccacttcaaggtccaagttcttctccctgtcctccgccacttcaaggtccaagttcttctccctgtcctccgccacttcaaggtccaagttcttctccctgtcctccgccacttcaaggtccaagttcttctccctgtcctccgccacttcaaggtccaagttcttctccctgtcGTCCGCCACTTCtaggtccaagttcttctccctgtcgtccgccacttcaaggtccaagttcttctccctgtcgtccgccacttcaaggtccaagttcttctccctgtcgtccgccacttcaaggtccaagttcttctccctgtcctccgccacttcaag gtccaagttcttctccctgtcctccgccacttcaaggtccaagttcttctccctgtcctccgccacttcaaggtccaagttcttctccctgtcgtccgccacttcaag gtccaagttcttctccctgccgcCCGCCACAAcacagtccttccatctcgtcctgggtcttcctctcttccttctgccatctACTTCCACgtccattatctgcctttcacaactcccttcctctctcctcatgacatgctga
- the LOC126985765 gene encoding uncharacterized protein LOC126985765 isoform X39: protein MSLLHLTLSSATSRSKVFSLSSATSRSKFFSLSSATSRSKFFSLSSATSRSKFFSLSSATSRSKFFSLSSATSRSKFFSLSSATSRSKFFSLSSATSRSKFFSLSSATSRSKFFSLSSATSRSKFFSLSSATSRSKFFSLSSATSRSKFFSLSSATSRSKFFSLSSATSRSKFFSLSSATSRSKFFSLSSATSRSKFFSLPSATSRSKFFSLPPATTQSFHLVLGLPLFLLPSTSTSIICLSQLPSSLLMTC from the exons atgagtctcctccatctaaccctgtcctccgccacttcaaggtccaaggtCTTCTCCCTGTcgtccgccacttcaaggtccaagttcttctccctgtcctccgccacttcaaggtccaagttcttctccctgtcctccgccacttctaggtccaagttcttctccctgtcgtccgccacttcaaggtccaagttcttctccctgtcgtccgccacttcaaggtccaagttcttctccctgtcctccgccacttcaaggtccaagttcttctccctgtcctccgccacttcaaggtccaagttcttctccctgtcctccgccacttcaaggtccaagttcttctccctgtcctccgccacttcaaggtccaagttcttctccctgtcctccgccacttcaaggtccaagttcttctccctgtcGTCCGCCACTTCtaggtccaagttcttctccctgtcgtccgccacttcaag gtccaagttcttctccctgtcctccgccacttcaaggtccaagttcttctccctgtcgtccgccacttcaag gtccaagttcttctccctgtcctccgccacttcaaggtccaagttcttctccctgccctCCGCCACTTCtaggtccaagttcttctccctgccgcCCGCCACAAcacagtccttccatctcgtcctgggtcttcctctcttccttctgccatctACTTCCACgtccattatctgcctttcacaactcccttcctctctcctcatgacatgctga
- the LOC126985765 gene encoding uncharacterized protein LOC126985765 isoform X20 codes for MSLLHLTLSSATSRSKVFSLSSATSRSKFFSLSSATSRSKFFSLSSATSRSKFFSLSSATSRSKFFSLSSATSRSKFFSLSSATSRSKFFSLSSATSRSKFFSLSSATSRSKFFSLSSATSRSKFFSLSSATSRSKFFSLSSATSRSKFFSLSSATSRSKFFSLSSATSRSKFFSLSSATSRSKFFSLSSATSRSKFFSLSSATSRSKFFSLPSATSRSKFFSLPPATTQSFHLVLGLPLFLLPSTSTSIICLSQLPSSLLMTC; via the exons atgagtctcctccatctaaccctgtcctccgccacttcaaggtccaaggtCTTCTCCCTGTcgtccgccacttcaaggtccaagttcttctccctgtcctccgccacttcaaggtccaagttcttctccctgtcctccgccacttctaggtccaagttcttctccctgtcgtccgccacttcaaggtccaagttcttctccctgtcgtccgccacttcaaggtccaagttcttctccctgtcctccgccacttcaaggtccaagttcttctccctgtcctccgccacttcaaggtccaagttcttctccctgtcctccgccacttcaaggtccaagttcttctccctgtcctccgccacttcaaggtccaagttcttctccctgtcctccgccacttcaaggtccaagttcttctccctgtcGTCCGCCACTTCtaggtccaagttcttctccctgtcgtccgccacttcaaggtccaagttcttctccctgtcgtccgccacttcaaggtccaagttcttctccctgtcgtccgccacttcaaggtccaagttcttctccctgtcctccgccacttcaag gtccaagttcttctccctgtcctccgccacttcaaggtccaagttcttctccctgccctCCGCCACTTCtaggtccaagttcttctccctgccgcCCGCCACAAcacagtccttccatctcgtcctgggtcttcctctcttccttctgccatctACTTCCACgtccattatctgcctttcacaactcccttcctctctcctcatgacatgctga
- the LOC126985765 gene encoding uncharacterized protein LOC126985765 isoform X27, with product MSLLHLTLSSATSRSKVFSLSSATSRSKFFSLSSATSRSKFFSLSSATSRSKFFSLSSATSRSKFFSLSSATSRSKFFSLSSATSRSKFFSLSSATSRSKFFSLSSATSRSKFFSLSSATSRSKFFSLSSATSRSKFFSLSSATSRSKFFSLSSATSRSKFFSLSSATSRSKFFSLPSATSRSKFFSLSSATSRSKFFSLSSATSRSKFFSLPSATSRSKFFSLPPATTQSFHLVLGLPLFLLPSTSTSIICLSQLPSSLLMTC from the exons atgagtctcctccatctaaccctgtcctccgccacttcaaggtccaaggtCTTCTCCCTGTcgtccgccacttcaaggtccaagttcttctccctgtcctccgccacttcaaggtccaagttcttctccctgtcctccgccacttctag gtccaagttcttctccctgtcctccgccacttcaaggtccaagttcttctccctgtcctccgccacttcaaggtccaagttcttctccctgtcctccgccacttcaag gtccaagttcttctccctgtcgtccgccacttcaaggtccaagttcttctccctgtcgtccgccacttcaaggtccaagttcttctccctgtcctccgccacttcaag gtccaagttcttctccctgtcctccgccacttcaaggtccaagttcttctccctgtcctccgccacttcaaggtccaagttcttctccctgtcgtccgccacttcaag gtccaagttcttctccctgtcctccgccacttcaaggtccaagttcttctccctgccctCCGCCACTTCtaggtccaagttcttctccctgtcctccgccacttcaag gtccaagttcttctccctgtcctccgccacttcaaggtccaagttcttctccctgccctCCGCCACTTCtaggtccaagttcttctccctgccgcCCGCCACAAcacagtccttccatctcgtcctgggtcttcctctcttccttctgccatctACTTCCACgtccattatctgcctttcacaactcccttcctctctcctcatgacatgctga
- the LOC126985765 gene encoding uncharacterized protein LOC126985765 isoform X9, producing the protein MSLLHLTLSSATSRSKVFSLSSATSRSKFFSLSSATSRSKFFSLSSATSRSKFFSLSSATSRSKFFSLSSATSRSKFFSLSSATSRSKFFSLSSATSRSKFFSLSSATSRSKFFSLSSATSRSKFFSLSSATSRSKFFSLSSATSRSKFFSLSSATSRSKFFSLSSATSRSKFFSLSSATSRSKFFSLSSATSRSKFFSLPSATSRSKFFSLSSATSRSKFFSLSSATSRSKFFSLPSATSRSKFFSLPPATTQSFHLVLGLPLFLLPSTSTSIICLSQLPSSLLMTC; encoded by the exons atgagtctcctccatctaaccctgtcctccgccacttcaaggtccaaggtCTTCTCCCTGTcgtccgccacttcaaggtccaagttcttctccctgtcctccgccacttcaaggtccaagttcttctccctgtcctccgccacttctaggtccaagttcttctccctgtcgtccgccacttcaag gtccaagttcttctccctgtcctccgccacttcaaggtccaagttcttctccctgtcctccgccacttcaaggtccaagttcttctccctgtcctccgccacttcaag gtccaagttcttctccctgtcgtccgccacttcaaggtccaagttcttctccctgtcgtccgccacttcaaggtccaagttcttctccctgtcgtccgccacttcaaggtccaagttcttctccctgtcctccgccacttcaag gtccaagttcttctccctgtcctccgccacttcaaggtccaagttcttctccctgtcctccgccacttcaaggtccaagttcttctccctgtcgtccgccacttcaag gtccaagttcttctccctgtcctccgccacttcaaggtccaagttcttctccctgccctCCGCCACTTCtaggtccaagttcttctccctgtcctccgccacttcaag gtccaagttcttctccctgtcctccgccacttcaaggtccaagttcttctccctgccctCCGCCACTTCtaggtccaagttcttctccctgccgcCCGCCACAAcacagtccttccatctcgtcctgggtcttcctctcttccttctgccatctACTTCCACgtccattatctgcctttcacaactcccttcctctctcctcatgacatgctga
- the LOC126985765 gene encoding uncharacterized protein LOC126985765 isoform X5 gives MSLLHLTLSSATSRSKFFSLSSATSRSKFFSLSSATSRSKFFSLSSATSRSKFFSLSSATSRSKFFSLSSATSRSKFFSLSSATSRSKFFSLSSATSRSKFFSLSSATSRSKFFSLSSATSRSKFFSLSSATSRSKFFSLSSATSRSKFFSLSSATSRSKFFSLSSATSRSKFFSLSSATSRSKFFSLSSATSRSKFFSLSSATSRSKFFSLPSATSRSKFFSLSSATSRSKFFSLSSATSRSKFFSLPSATSRSKFFSLPPATTQSFHLVLGLPLFLLPSTSTSIICLSQLPSSLLMTC, from the exons atgagtctcctccatctaaccctgtcctccgccacttcaaggtccaag ttcttctccctgtcctccgccacttcaag gtccaagttcttctccctgtcgtccgccacttcaaggtccaagttcttctccctgtcctccgccacttcaaggtccaagttcttctccctgtcctccgccacttcaaggtccaagttcttctccctgtcctccgccacttcaaggtccaagttcttctccctgtcctccgccacttcaaggtccaagttcttctccctgtcctccgccacttcaaggtccaagttcttctccctgtcGTCCGCCACTTCtaggtccaagttcttctccctgtcgtccgccacttcaaggtccaagttcttctccctgtcgtccgccacttcaaggtccaagttcttctccctgtcgtccgccacttcaaggtccaagttcttctccctgtcctccgccacttcaag gtccaagttcttctccctgtcctccgccacttcaaggtccaagttcttctccctgtcctccgccacttcaaggtccaagttcttctccctgtcgtccgccacttcaag gtccaagttcttctccctgtcctccgccacttcaaggtccaagttcttctccctgccctCCGCCACTTCtaggtccaagttcttctccctgtcctccgccacttcaag gtccaagttcttctccctgtcctccgccacttcaaggtccaagttcttctccctgccctCCGCCACTTCtaggtccaagttcttctccctgccgcCCGCCACAAcacagtccttccatctcgtcctgggtcttcctctcttccttctgccatctACTTCCACgtccattatctgcctttcacaactcccttcctctctcctcatgacatgctga
- the LOC126985765 gene encoding uncharacterized protein LOC126985765 isoform X2 gives MSLLHLTLSSATSRSKVFSLSSATSRSKFFSLSSATSRSKFFSLSSATSRSKFFSLSSATSRSKFFSLSSATSRSKFFSLSSATSRSKFFSLSSATSRSKFFSLSSATSRSKFFSLSSATSRSKFFSLSSATSRSKFFSLSSATSRSKFFSLSSATSRSKFFSLSSATSRSKFFSLSSATSRSKFFSLSSATSRSKFFSLSSATSRSKFFSLSSATSRSKFFSLSSATSRSKFFSLPSATSRSKFFSLSSATSRSKFFSLSSATSRSKFFSLPSATSRSKFFSLPPATTQSFHLVLGLPLFLLPSTSTSIICLSQLPSSLLMTC, from the exons atgagtctcctccatctaaccctgtcctccgccacttcaaggtccaaggtCTTCTCCCTGTcgtccgccacttcaaggtccaagttcttctccctgtcctccgccacttcaaggtccaagttcttctccctgtcctccgccacttctaggtccaagttcttctccctgtcgtccgccacttcaaggtccaagttcttctccctgtcgtccgccacttcaaggtccaagttcttctccctgtcctccgccacttcaaggtccaagttcttctccctgtcctccgccacttcaaggtccaagttcttctccctgtcctccgccacttcaaggtccaagttcttctccctgtcctccgccacttcaaggtccaagttcttctccctgtcctccgccacttcaag gtccaagttcttctccctgtcgtccgccacttcaaggtccaagttcttctccctgtcgtccgccacttcaaggtccaagttcttctccctgtcgtccgccacttcaaggtccaagttcttctccctgtcctccgccacttcaag gtccaagttcttctccctgtcctccgccacttcaaggtccaagttcttctccctgtcctccgccacttcaaggtccaagttcttctccctgtcgtccgccacttcaag gtccaagttcttctccctgtcctccgccacttcaaggtccaagttcttctccctgccctCCGCCACTTCtaggtccaagttcttctccctgtcctccgccacttcaag gtccaagttcttctccctgtcctccgccacttcaaggtccaagttcttctccctgccctCCGCCACTTCtaggtccaagttcttctccctgccgcCCGCCACAAcacagtccttccatctcgtcctgggtcttcctctcttccttctgccatctACTTCCACgtccattatctgcctttcacaactcccttcctctctcctcatgacatgctga
- the LOC126985765 gene encoding uncharacterized protein LOC126985765 isoform X31, whose translation MSLLHLTLSSATSRSKVFSLSSATSRSKFFSLSSATSRSKFFSLSSATSRSKFFSLSSATSRSKFFSLSSATSRSKFFSLSSATSRSKFFSLSSATSRSKFFSLSSATSRSKFFSLSSATSRSKFFSLSSATSRSKFFSLSSATSRSKFFSLSSATSRSKFFSLSSATSRSKFFSLPSATSRSKFFSLSSATSRSKFFSLSSATSRSKFFSLPSATSRSKFFSLPPATTQSFHLVLGLPLFLLPSTSTSIICLSQLPSSLLMTC comes from the exons atgagtctcctccatctaaccctgtcctccgccacttcaaggtccaaggtCTTCTCCCTGTcgtccgccacttcaaggtccaagttcttctccctgtcctccgccacttcaaggtccaagttcttctccctgtcctccgccacttctaggtccaagttcttctccctgtcgtccgccacttcaag gtccaagttcttctccctgtcctccgccacttcaaggtccaagttcttctccctgtcctccgccacttcaag gtccaagttcttctccctgtcgtccgccacttcaaggtccaagttcttctccctgtcgtccgccacttcaaggtccaagttcttctccctgtcctccgccacttcaag gtccaagttcttctccctgtcctccgccacttcaaggtccaagttcttctccctgtcctccgccacttcaaggtccaagttcttctccctgtcgtccgccacttcaag gtccaagttcttctccctgtcctccgccacttcaaggtccaagttcttctccctgccctCCGCCACTTCtaggtccaagttcttctccctgtcctccgccacttcaag gtccaagttcttctccctgtcctccgccacttcaaggtccaagttcttctccctgccctCCGCCACTTCtaggtccaagttcttctccctgccgcCCGCCACAAcacagtccttccatctcgtcctgggtcttcctctcttccttctgccatctACTTCCACgtccattatctgcctttcacaactcccttcctctctcctcatgacatgctga
- the LOC126985765 gene encoding uncharacterized protein LOC126985765 isoform X16, whose product MSLLHLTLSSATSRSKVFSLSSATSRSKFFSLSSATSRSKFFSLSSATSRSKFFSLSSATSRSKFFSLSSATSRSKFFSLSSATSRSKFFSLSSATSRSKFFSLSSATSRSKFFSLSSATSRSKFFSLSSATSRSKFFSLSSATSRSKFFSLSSATSRSKFFSLSSATSRSKFFSLSSATSRSKFFSLPSATSRSKFFSLSSATSRSKFFSLSSATSRSKFFSLPSATSRSKFFSLPPATTQSFHLVLGLPLFLLPSTSTSIICLSQLPSSLLMTC is encoded by the exons atgagtctcctccatctaaccctgtcctccgccacttcaaggtccaaggtCTTCTCCCTGTcgtccgccacttcaaggtccaagttcttctccctgtcctccgccacttcaaggtccaagttcttctccctgtcctccgccacttctaggtccaagttcttctccctgtcgtccgccacttcaag gtccaagttcttctccctgtcctccgccacttcaaggtccaagttcttctccctgtcctccgccacttcaaggtccaagttcttctccctgtcctccgccacttcaag gtccaagttcttctccctgtcgtccgccacttcaaggtccaagttcttctccctgtcgtccgccacttcaaggtccaagttcttctccctgtcctccgccacttcaag gtccaagttcttctccctgtcctccgccacttcaaggtccaagttcttctccctgtcctccgccacttcaaggtccaagttcttctccctgtcgtccgccacttcaag gtccaagttcttctccctgtcctccgccacttcaaggtccaagttcttctccctgccctCCGCCACTTCtaggtccaagttcttctccctgtcctccgccacttcaag gtccaagttcttctccctgtcctccgccacttcaaggtccaagttcttctccctgccctCCGCCACTTCtaggtccaagttcttctccctgccgcCCGCCACAAcacagtccttccatctcgtcctgggtcttcctctcttccttctgccatctACTTCCACgtccattatctgcctttcacaactcccttcctctctcctcatgacatgctga
- the LOC126985765 gene encoding uncharacterized protein LOC126985765 isoform X3, protein MSLLHLTLSSATSRSKFFSLSSATSRSKFFSLSSATSRSKFFSLSSATSRSKFFSLSSATSRSKFFSLSSATSRSKFFSLSSATSRSKFFSLSSATSRSKFFSLSSATSRSKFFSLSSATSRSKFFSLSSATSRSKFFSLSSATSRSKFFSLSSATSRSKFFSLSSATSRSKFFSLSSATSRSKFFSLSSATSRSKFFSLSSATSRSKFFSLSSATSRSKFFSLPSATSRSKFFSLSSATSRSKFFSLSSATSRSKFFSLPSATSRSKFFSLPPATTQSFHLVLGLPLFLLPSTSTSIICLSQLPSSLLMTC, encoded by the exons atgagtctcctccatctaaccctgtcctccgccacttcaaggtccaag ttcttctccctgtcctccgccacttcaag gtccaagttcttctccctgtcgtccgccacttcaaggtccaagttcttctccctgtcgtccgccacttcaaggtccaagttcttctccctgtcctccgccacttcaaggtccaagttcttctccctgtcctccgccacttcaaggtccaagttcttctccctgtcctccgccacttcaaggtccaagttcttctccctgtcctccgccacttcaaggtccaagttcttctccctgtcctccgccacttcaaggtccaagttcttctccctgtcGTCCGCCACTTCtaggtccaagttcttctccctgtcgtccgccacttcaaggtccaagttcttctccctgtcgtccgccacttcaaggtccaagttcttctccctgtcgtccgccacttcaaggtccaagttcttctccctgtcctccgccacttcaag gtccaagttcttctccctgtcctccgccacttcaaggtccaagttcttctccctgtcctccgccacttcaaggtccaagttcttctccctgtcgtccgccacttcaag gtccaagttcttctccctgtcctccgccacttcaaggtccaagttcttctccctgccctCCGCCACTTCtaggtccaagttcttctccctgtcctccgccacttcaag gtccaagttcttctccctgtcctccgccacttcaaggtccaagttcttctccctgccctCCGCCACTTCtaggtccaagttcttctccctgccgcCCGCCACAAcacagtccttccatctcgtcctgggtcttcctctcttccttctgccatctACTTCCACgtccattatctgcctttcacaactcccttcctctctcctcatgacatgctga